A genomic region of Trifolium pratense cultivar HEN17-A07 linkage group LG3, ARS_RC_1.1, whole genome shotgun sequence contains the following coding sequences:
- the LOC123916447 gene encoding uncharacterized protein LOC123916447, producing MGDLEKQERNVEEKEEEKEKLLEGVAVLDFDVLCSSVALKASQGKWGQLGTMEDDEEEESGVFGGVLRMWEGELFDCFDHRRIALESTFCPCYRFGKNMKRAGFGSCYIQAAIYLILAIGAFVNFIAFAVTRRHCFLYLAVSLIIFVGAYLGFFRTLIRNKFNIKGSESSLDDCVYHFACPCCTLCQESRTLEMNNVQDGTWHGRGDTKCISSFGEKSISKFELHPPPIVSIKCGL from the exons ATGGGAGATTTGGAGAAACAAGAAAGGAATgtagaagagaaagaagaagagaaggagAAATTGCTAGAGGGTGTGGCAGTTTTGGACTTTGATGTATTGTGTTCTTCTGTGGCTTTGAAAGCTTCTCAAGGAAAATGGGGACAACTAGGAACCAtggaagatgatgaagaagaagaaagtggGGTTTTTGGTGGGGTTTTGAGAATGTGGGAAGGTGAACTTTTCGATTGTTTTGATCATCGTCGAATTGCTCTCGAATCCACCTT TTGTCCTTGCTACCGATTTGGGAAGAACATGAAAAGAGCTGGTTTTGGTTCTTGCTACATTCAG gcAGCAATTTATTTAATTCTTGCAATTGGTGCATTTGTTAATTTCATTGCCTTTGCTGTCACAAGACGTCACTGTTTTCTCTACCTAGCTGTTtccttaattatttttgttggaGCATATTTAGGATTCTTCAGAACACttataagaaataaattcaaCATCAAG GGTAGTGAGAGTTCATTGGATGATTGTGTTTACCATTTTGCTTGTCCATGTTGTACATTATGCCAG GAATCTAGAACATTAGAAATGAACAATGTTCAAGATGGTACATGGCATGGTAGAGGTGACACAAAATGCATAAGTAGTTTTGGTGAAAAAAGTATATCAAAATTTGAGTTACATCCTCCTCCTATTGTCTCCATCAAGTGTGGTCTATAA
- the LOC123916209 gene encoding uncharacterized protein LOC123916209 translates to MASSLPHLDDDSVSPSPRSDHFHDASPRVRFMCSFGGKILPRPSDNQLRYVGGDTRIVAVNRSISFSALVHKLSKLSGMTNITAKYQLPNEDLDALITVTTDEDVDNMIDEYDRVSQNENPRAARLRLFLFPEGEDSRTNSISSLLNGSTKRENWFMDALNGGVSGLERGRSEASSMVSEVPDYLFGLDNNSEETQQQNNRELLRPKERNVLQQLDNVSNSDPGSPAPVVSSPFCSTSSASIPNLPPVKTKPENPVYEPDFKTSQIETETVLQPQMKLGNYQINPAVHYPPHSQVQPQEVAYSGHHGQPVPVYYIQGSVQPGNVPVQQVHMQGHYPPYVQQPYHAVMQAQVPIGYHHMVPGSGQVYGAGMRHMAPVQPYSPTAVVHDGLKQQVYQGVQNPGPVPVYQAMPPVTGGDEQQRGGAGRGTNSPHN, encoded by the exons ATGGCGTCGTCACTACCACACTTAGACGACGATTCCGTCTCCCCTTCCCCCCGCTCCGATCACTTCCACGACGCATCTCCACGTGTCCGCTTCATGTGCAGTTTCGGCGGTAAAATCCTCCCTCGTCCCTCCGACAATCAGCTCCGTTACGTCGGCGGCGACACCCGAATCGTCGCCGTTAACCGTTCCATTTCATTCTCCGCTCTTGTCCATAAACTCTCTAAACTCTCCG GCATGACCAACATAACAGCAAAGTACCAACTTCCAAATGAAGACTTAGACGCGTTGATTACAGTAACAACAGACGAAGATGTAGATAACATGATAGACGAATACGACCGCGTTTCACAGAATGAAAACCCACGTGCGGCTCGGCTAAGACTTTTTCTTTTCCCAGAAGGTGAAGATTCTCGAACCAATAGTATTAGCTCACTCTTAAACGGCTCAACTAAAAGAGAAAATTGGTTTATGGATGCTTTAAACGGTGGCGTTTCGGGACTTGAACGAGGTCGTTCAGAAGCTTCTTCTATGGTTTCTGAAGTACCCGATTATTTATTCGGGTTGGATAATAACTCTGAAGAAACTCAACAACAGAATAATCGAGAATTATTACGACCTAAAGAACGAAACGTTCTTCAACAATTAGATAATGTTTCGAATTCGGATCCGGGTTCTCCTGCTCCGGTTGTTTCTTCTCCGTTTTGTTCTACTTCATCTGCGTCTATACCGAATCTTCCACCGGTTAAAACTAAACCCGAAAACCCGGTTTATGAACCGGATTTTAAAACAAGTCAAATTGAAACTGAAACGGTTTTGCAACCACAAATGAAATTGGGTAATTATCAAATTAACCCTGCAGTTCACTACCCTCCTCACTCTCAAGTTCAACCACAAGAAGTTGCTTATTCGGGTCATCATGGACAACCGGTTCCGGTTTATTATATTCAAGGTTCGGTTCAACCCGGGAATGTGCCGGTTCAGCAGGTTCATATGCAAGGACATTATCCTCCCTATGTTCAACAACCGTATCATGCGGTTATGCAAGCTCAGGTTCCAATTGGGTATCATCATATGGTTCCGGGTTCGGGTCAAGTGTATGGGGCGGGTATGAGGCATATGGCTCCGGTGCAGCCCTACAGTCCTACCGCGGTGGTTCACGACGGTTTAAAACAGCAAGTGTATCAAGGTGTGCAGAACCCAGGTCCCGTTCCGGTTTACCAGGCGATGCCCCCGGTGACAGGTGGGGATGAACAGCAGAGAGGTGGAGCGGGTCGGGGCACCAACTCGCCGCATAATTGA